Below is a genomic region from Balneola sp. MJW-20.
AATTCATCGGCCAGTGTACATCCAAGATCTTCGATATACTGGCTTACATCATATTTACTGAATAACACCTTTCTTGCAAGTGAGTAACCGTTTGTGTGCAAACCTGAACTTCTGAATCCTAAAAGCACATCTCCTTCTTCGATCGTGGATCCGTTGATCACTTTATCCTCATCTACTATCCCAACAATGGTACCGGCCAGATCAAATTCACCGGCATCGTAAATATCAGGCATTTCAGCGGTTTCACCTCCGATCAGAGCCACTCCGTTTTCCTTGCAAGCTGTAGCAAATCCTTTGACTACCTCATAGCCCACTTCTTTCTCCAGTTTCCCCGTGGAAAAGTAATCCAGGAAAAACAAGGGTTTTGCTCCGCATACGGCAATATCGTTGATACAATGATTGACCAGATCCTGTCCGACACTATCATATCTTTCTGCTTTGAAAGCAACGATCAGTTTGGTACCTACACCATCAACGGAACTAACAAAAACAGGATTCTTAAATCCTTTCAGATCCGGTTTAAAAAATCCTCCGAATCCTCCAATATTTGAAAGTACTGAATCATTATGAGTTTCTTTAACAACGGATTTAATGGATTCTACCAGCTCTTCACCGGCTTTGATATCCACTCCTGAGTCTTTATAAGTAATTGGTTTCTTTGCCATGAATAATTCAGGACTTCGCTTTTTCGGTTATGAAATTAATATGAGCCAGGTGGTGATTACTGTGCCAGGCATACAGGGCAGCAGCTTTTCTCAAACTGAAAGCACCTGATTCTGGATGAATATATTCTCTTTTCAGTTCCTCATCTGTGAGATTTGAAAAGATCCGGGCCATTTTCTCATGTACATTTTCCAGCATGTTCAGGCTCAGCTCCAGCGGAATATCAAGTTTACTTTCCGTCTCTACCCAGGCATCCTGGTCGTATGGACGGATCTCCGGCTTATCTTCGGTTAAGGCCAGTTTAATTCTGATAATAGCATTCAGGTGACTATCGACAAGATGAAGGATTAGCTCTTTAGCATTCCACCCGCCATCACGATAAGATTCATCAAGATCATGATCAGAACAACCTTCAATGCTATTCCGTATCCTTTCCGGTAACCAGGCAATATCTTCTACCCAGTTATCAAATACACTGTTATCCTCGTCTCCTTTAAAACTAAACTGACCTATGGGAAATCTTTGATCCATTCTGTTCTTTTTATTCGAACAAATATACCATCTTTAAAACTTCTATTTAAAGAGGCTTTTAGACTTCTTTTCCACACTAAAAGACAAACAGTATGAGATTTATATATTATATAGTAATTAGTAGAGGCTGTGGATAAGTGGATAACATTTTTGTTGTGAATTAAAAAGGCAGACTTGAAAAGATGTTGATAAATTTGTGGATAATTAACCCATTATATTTAATGACTTATAGAAAATATATTTTAGTTATAAACAGCCGCTTATACTTCACACATATTATGATGAAAATGTATTTAACAGGGGAAAGTTATTAAATGCCTATGTTGATTATTCACTTATCATGTGGAATCTTGTTCAGAACTTTTGACCTTTTCAGTTATCAAAAAGTTATACATGAGTAATTCACATAGTAATCCACAATTGAGATTTTATGAAAGTCGTACTTCAGCGCGTGAAATCAGCCAGTGTTAAGGTTGGCAAAGAAATAACCGGGGCAATTGATCAAGGAGTTTTACTGCTGGTAGGTATACATAATGATGATACGGATGAGCAGATCGAATGGATATGCAACAAGATCATCAAACTCAGGATCTTTGAGGATGATGAGGGTAAAATGAACCGTTCTGTTGCAGACATAAACGGAGGAATTCTCGTAGTATCCCAGTTCACTTTATATGCAGATGTCAAAAAAGGAACCCGTCCGGGATTTAGTGAAGCAGCTGATCCGGGGTACGCGGAAGAGTTATACGACCGAATGATTGATTACTTTGAAAAACATTCTGATCTGAATATTCAGACCGGTAAATTCGGAGCGATGATGAATGTTAAACTCGAAAATGATGGTCCGGTCACTATAATTCTGGAGAAATAAATTTGTCGGTTCTTTTCATTTTTATTGATGGTATCGGTATTGGAGAACGATCGGATAAGAATCCCTTCCATTTGAAATCCTATGAAAGCTTTAACTGGATGAGTGATCAGGATATGTTCATAGATCATGATCCGGTATTTAAAGAAAAACATCTTTTTAAAGGTATCGATGCAAATCTTGGGGTGAAGGGTCTTCCTCAAAGCGGAACAGGTCAGACCACTTTATTTACCGGTGTAAATGCTTCACAAGAGATAGGAAAACATTTTGGTCCCTTTCCTCATTCAGGAATCAAACATCTGCTGAAGGAAGTAAGTATTTTTCATGCCGCAAAGGAGCAAAATAAAAAACCTTATTTTGTAAATGCTTATCCGCCGATTTTCTTTGAGCATGCCAAAAAAAGAAACCGGTGGAGCTGTACTACATTGATGACCAGGAGTGCAGAGCTATCCCTCAATTCTACCGAAGAGGTATTGAAGGAAGAAGCGCTGACCGCGGAGATCGTTCAGAATGCCTGGAGAGAAAAACTGGGTATTGATATTCCAAAAATTACCGCTAAGGAAGCTGGGCGCAGACTACTGAACCTGGTACCCGATCATGATCTTTTACTGTATGAATATTATCTGACCGATAAAGCAGGACATAATCAGAATGCAGAGGATGCTGATCGGGTTCTTCAACCTTTGGATGAATTTCTTCTTACTATTCTTAAGGAAAAAAGGTCTGAAGACACCTTAGTGATCAGCAGCGATCATGGAAATCTCGAAGATCTTTCTACTAAAACTCACACCCGTAATGAAGTACCGCTTTTTGTAATTGGACCCGAAGCTTCAGCATTTAGTGAAGCAGAATCCATCATGGACCTTAAAGGTATTATTTCCGACATCATCTGACTATGAAAAAAACAATCTATAAACCACTGGTATTTGTCCCTTCACTACTGATCATCATTTTTCTGATCCTGATGATTCCTGTTCAGGATGATATTCAGGTTAAAAGACCCGGGGAATCCGTACCCTTTATATGGGATCAGGATAATAGATGGGAATCTCTGGAAAGCAGTTTTACTCAGGCTCTCAGGGAAGAGGATGAAGTGCTTAAGCAAAGGATAGATTCTTTAAATAAAGAGGCGGATAAGATCTACTTACAGTTGAATGGTACAGAGATCCGTCCCGGATCTGAAGAACTGAAAAACCTGCTTGATTTATTCTTTGAAACCGGTTCTTATGTGGCGGCATTTCCGGAAGAAACGACTGGATTTCTGGACCGTTATTCCCGCTATCGCCGACTGGTAAAAAAAGCTTCAGTCAGCTGGGATATAGAGGACCGAAAGAGCCGGGATGCACTTTATAAATATCTGTATGGAATGAGAGCAGCTGCTGAAGAAGTGTTATTGCAGTCAGAATCTCCGATCGACCCTGTTCTATATGTAGACGAGGTGGCATCTGAAACACCATCTACAGATATATTGGGAATTGAAGTACATAGCGGAGATCTGCTGGTATCAAGGGGTGGAGCGGAAGTGTCTGCTCTGATATCAAGAGGAAATGATTTTCCGGGTAACTTTTCTCACGTTGCTCTCATCTATATCGAAGAGGGAACAAATATTCCCTACCTGGTGGAGGCTCATATAGAAAGAGGAGTCGCTATAGCTACACTGGAAGAATATCTGCGTGATCGTAAACTCAGGTTCATGGTTTTAAGACCGAGACCGGATCTGCCTGAGATCATGGAAGACCCAATGATACCTCATAAAGCAGCAAAACTGATGTTCGAAGAAGTTCAAAACCGGCATATTCCGTATGACTTTAAAATGGATTTCTATGATGAAGAAGCAATGTTTTGTTCGGAGGTAGGATCTTATGCTTATGCAAGCGAAGGTATTACACTCTGGCAGGCTGAGTCAACCATATCATCGGATGGAATTGTACGATTGCTTAAAACTTTCGGAGTGGAGAATTTTGTGACCCAGATGCCCTCCGATCTTGAGTACGATCCACAGCTGTCGGTAGTAGCTGAATGGAGAGATACCGAGTCGCTGATGGAAGATCATGTATATAATGCGGTGATCGATGCCATGCTGGTGTGTGCCGGTCAGGGGAAAGAAGTAGATTACAATGCCTGGTATCTGCCATTAGCCAGGGTATTGAAAGGCTATAGTATGATCCTGAATCTTTTTGAAAATCATGGTCCCGTACCGGAGGGAATGAGTGCGACTCAGGCACTTAAGAATAACTCCTTTGTGGATGAACATGCCACCTATAAAGAAGAGGTCTATAGTAAAGTGGAGTCTTTTAAAAAGGAGAGGGGATATAATCCACCATATTGGGAATTAGTCAAAATGGCTGAAAATACGACGAGCTGTTCAGAGAATTAATCAGAGAATTTCCGCTAAGCTTATTTGTTGATTAATTTTTCATTTTGGTTTATTTAAAACAACTTGTTTTAAAATAACCCGCTTTCCTGTATGAAAAATATTCTGACTACCCTCTCCTTAGTACTATTCATGAGTACCTTTTCTTTTTCTGATGCTGAAGCTCAGATGAAAGAAGAAGTCCTTACCAGAGGACCTGAATCCGGAACACTGATAATTATTGGTGGAGCTGCCCGGGACCCGATCTTTCGGGAAAAATTTATTAACCTTGCCGGTGGTGAAAATGCGCGGATCATTATCGTACCAACCGCACAGGGAGCAGATAGAGTAGAGGAAAGAGATCCGGAATATGCCCGCCTTAAAGCTCCATTTGAAGAGATCGGAGTACGATCGGTTCACGTACTGAATACAGAAGATCCTGAAGTTGCGAACCAGGAAAGTTTTATTGAACCGATCAAAGAGGCAACAGGCGTGTGGTTTACCGGCGGAAGACAGTGGAGAATCGCGGATGGTTTTCTGGATACCAAAGCTCATAATGAATTCAATAAGTTACTGGAGCGGGGCGGGGTGATCGCCGGGTCATCAGCCGGAGCAACCATACAAGGCTCCTATCTGGCCAGAGGTGATTCCCGTACCAATACCATCATGATGGGAGATCATGAAGAAGGATTGAGCTTCGTAGAAAATGTGGCCATAGACCAGCATTTATTTGCAAGAAACCGGCAGTTCGATATGTTTGAAATTCTGGACAACCGGCCGGAATTACTGGGTATCGGGCTGGATGAAGACACCGGGATCGTGGTACAGGGAAATACTTTTGAGGTAATTGGGAACAGCCTGGTTGCTATTTATGACGGAACCAGATGGTCGGCAGAAAGAGATACCGTTTATGTGCTCCCTGAAGGATCCAGAGAATTTTATGTATTAAGAGCCGGACAAAAGTATGATATGCTAAACAGAGAAGTGATCCGGAATTAAAATAATGGACTCGTTATGGATAAACGATATGTGCTTGCAATAGATCAGGGTACAACCAGTTCAAGAGCGATCATATTCGATAAAAAGGGGAAGATAAGATCGGTTGCGCAGAAAGAATTCCGGCAGATTTTTCCGGATGATGGCTGGGTTGAGCATGATGCTATGGAGATCTGGAAGACCCAGGTCGGTGTAATCGCTGAAGCCATTTCAGCATGTGGTGCAGAAGGGATCGATATTGCCGCTATAGGCATCACCAATCAGCGGGAAACCACAGTAGTTTGGGACCGCACCTCCGGTAAACCCGTTTATAATGCTATTGTGTGGCAGGACCGGCGAACTTCTGATTATTGTGACCACTTAAAAAAAGAAGGATGGACCGAAAAGATCAGAAACAAAACCGGACTCATTCCGGACAGTTACTTTTCAGGAACTAAGATCCGCTGGATACTAAACAACGTGGAAGGTGCGCGTGAAAAAGCAGGCAGAGGAGAACTGGCTTTTGGTACTATTGACAGCTGGCTTATATGGAACCTGACCCGGGGAAAAGTTCATGTGACCGATGTATCAAATGCTTCCCGAACGATGCTTTTCAATATTAATACCATGGAATGGGATCAGGATCTGCTGGAGCTAATGGAGATCCCGAGAAATATGTTGCCCGAGGTAAGGTCCTCCAGCGAACTTTATGGAAAAACCTGCACAAAGATCTTAGCCGATGAATTGCCGATAGCCGGTATAGCCGGTGATCAGCAGGCTGCTTTATTTGGTCAAATGTGTATGGAGCCCGGAATGCTGAAGAACACTTATGGGACCGGGTCCTTCATCATGTTCAATACCGGTGAAAAACCGATCTTTTCAAAAAATAAACTTCTGACCACAGTAGGATGGGAGATAAACGGGAAAGTTACTTATGCCCTGGAAGGTAGCATCTTTATTGCCGGCGCGGTAGTACAATGGCTGAGAGACGGGCTGGGGTTGATCAAGTCATCTGAAGATATTGAGAAACTTGCGCTAACGGTTAAGGATAATGGGGGGGTGTACCTGGTTCCGGCCTTTGCGGGATTAGGTGCACCTCACTGGGATCAAAGGGCCAGAGGCGCCATCTTTGGTCTGACCCGGGGAACCGAAGCAGGGCACATTGCCAGAGCTGCACTTGAAGGAATTGCCTTACAGGTCAATGACGTGATCAAAGCAATGGAGGCTGATTCCGGAATTGATATTAAAGAGCTGAGGGTAGACGGTGGAGCAACAGTCAATGATACGCTCATGCAGTTTCAGTCAGATATCTTAGGTATTCCATTGATACGACCAGCGATCCTTGAAACAACGGCCTTAGGTGCCGCTTATCTGGCCGGGCTGGCCGTGGGGTTCTGGAAAGATGTAGATGATATCCGCAATCAGTGGGTAACGGATAAGAGGTTTGAGCCTGCCATGGATCAGGATCAGGTAAATAAGATCACCCTGAAGTGGGATAAGGCGATATCGAAATCAAAAGGCTGGATAGAGAACGGATCATAATGCAAAGGGAAAATTTTATTCAGCAGGTTGAAGAACAGAATGAGTTCTGGGATGTGATCGTTATTGGGGGCGGTTCAACCGGGCTTGGTGTTGCAGTTGATGCGGCCTCACGGGGGTACCACACCTTATTGCTTGAAATGCATGACTTTGCAAAAGGTACCTCAAGCCGAAGTACAAAGCTGGTACATGGAGGAGTTCGGTATCTTCAGCAGGGAGATGTGTCTCTGGTAATAGAAGCTCTGCGCGAAAGAGGTCTGATGATCCAGAATGCTCCGCACCTTGTTAATCATCAGTCATTTATTGTTCCAAGTTATGAATGGTGGAATGGTCCTTTTTATGGGGCCGGACTAAAAGTTTATGATGCTCTGGCCGGGAAACTCGGGATTAATAAATCCAGAAATCTGTCCCGAGAAGAAACCATGGAAAAGATACCAACCCTTGAACCGGAAGGACTCAGAGGTGGAGTGATCTATTATGATGGTCAGTTTGATGATGCACGCTTTGCCATTAATCTTGCTCAAACAGTGATGGATGAAGGGGGTATTCCTCTGAACTATATGAAGGTCACAGCTCTGATCAAGAATAACAGCGGATTTGTGGAAGGTGTTGAGGCCCGGGATATGATTACCGGGAAAGATCATACCATTAACGGACGGGTCGTGATCAATGCGACCGGAATTTTTACGGACAACATTATTCATATGGACGATCCCGATCAGGGTGATATCATACAATGTGCCCAGGGGGTTCATATTGTACTGGATAAAGAGTTTATGCCGGGTGATACTGCGATCATGGTTCCTGAGACCGAAGACGGCCGGGTGTTATTTGCAGTTCCATGGCACAACAAAGTGATCGTTGGAACCACCGATACACCCATCGATAAACCTACCCTGGAACCGGTGGCGCTGGAGGAAGAGATCGACTTCATTTTGGACCATGCGGAAAAATATCTGATCAGAAACCCCACCAGAAAAGATGTGAAAAGCGTTTTTGCCGGATTAAGGCCATTGGTTAGACCGGATGACTCAAAAAAAACATCTCAGATCTCCAGAAGTCATCACCTGCAGGTATCAGAGTCAGGGTTAGTGACCATCACAGGTGGTAAATGGACCACCTATCGGAAAATGGCGGAGGATACCGTTGATCAGGCTATTATGATCGCAGGACTGGAGATGGTTCATTGCAAGACCCAGGAGCTGAGGATCCATGGCTGGCTTAAATATTCTGATCGGTCAGATCATTTATATACTTATGGCTCTGACAAGGTGGGGATTAAAAAACTGGTAGAAGCAGACCCGTTCTTAGGAGAAAAACTTCACAAAGACCTTCCATATATAAAAGCGGAGGTAGTATGGGCAGTCAGGCATGAAATGGCACAGACTGTGGAAGATGTGCTTTCACGCAGAACAAGGGCACTGCTTCTGGATGCAAAGGCCAGTGTTGAAATGGTTCCTGAAGTAGCTGCGATCATGGCCGGAGAGTTCGGAAGAGGGAAGGACTGGATAAACTCAGAGGTCAGGGAGTATACTCAACTTGCTAAAAACTATATTCTAAGCTAAAACTAAATGTTATGACTGAATTCTGGGGTGAAGTACTGGGAACTTTCTTACTGTTACTGCTGGGTAACGGTGTGGTGGCAAACGTGATACTGGATAAGACCAAAGGTAATACAGAAGGCTTCTTTGCGATCAACTGGGGATGGGGTATAGCAGTATTTGTGGGAGTGTATACAGTTGCTCCTATCAGCGGGGCTCACATCAACCCGGCAGTAACCCTCGGGCTGGCCATGTCCGGGCTTTTTAACTGGGGGCTGGTGCCTCTTTATATAGCCGGACAATTTCTTGGAGCCATGCTTGGAAGCGGCCTGGTCTATGTAGCTTACAAGGATCAGTTCAGTGCAACCGAAGATAGTGCTACGAAAAGGGCTGTTTTTTGTACAGCCCCGGAGGTAAGGAATTATTTAAATAATATGGTATCTGAGATCATAGCAACCTTTGTTCTGGTACTTGGAGTACTTTATCTGGCGGTTCCTGATGTTGGACTGGGAGCAATATCTGCGTTACCGGTTGCTTTGCTGGTTTTCGGAATAGGGGTATCTCTGGGTGGGCCAACCGGTTATGCAATTAATCCAGCAAGGGATCTGGGTCCAAGGATCATGCATGCACTTATTCCCATGAATAATAAAGGAGACAGTGACTGGGCCTATTCATGGGTTCCGGTAGCTGGACCGGTTATAGGATCGGCTCTCGCCGCATTAGCTTACTATGCGTTACCCTTTTAAAATAAAAAAGGCCCTGGCCATACCGGACAGCGCCTTTTAATATCATATAAGGGTCAGGATCAGGCGATCTCTTTCAGCTCACTTTTGATGCGGTCAAAGATTTCTTCCACCGTACCTATCCCGTCGATATGCTTTACGAGGTCCTGTTTCTGATAATGATTAAGAACAGGTTTGGTCTCGTTTTGATAAACTGATAACCGGTTCTTTACTTTGTCTTCCGTGTCATCAGAGCGCCCTTCTCCTCTGGACAGGATTCTTTTAACCAGTTCTTCTTCCGGAACAGACAGCTCAATAAAAGCATCCAGGCTGGCATTATTATTTTCCAGCATACGATCAAATGCCTCAGCCTGAGGAACAGTTCTTGGGAATCCATCCAGGATGTAACCGCCGGAGTACTTTTCCTTCTTTAGTTCATCAGCAACCAGATCCACAACGGTCTGATCAGGTACCAGTTCACCGGCATCCAGTATAGATTTCACCTTTACACCGAGCGGAGTCTCATTTTTAATAGCAGCTCTGAAGATATCACCGGTCGATAATTGCGGAATCTGAAATTCTTCCTGCAACAGTTTCGCCTGCGTACCTTTTCCGGCTCCGGGAGGTCCGAATAGTATAATATTCATCGTAAAATCGAATTAAGGTTTTGGGTCATCAGATATTCATCAAAAAAGACAAACGGGAGATCCTGCTAAAGGATTACCGTGTTTCTTTTTCCTGAATTCTGGCAGCCTTACCACGACGAGAGCGCAGATAGAACAGCTTGGATCTTCTGACTTTACCTTTTCTTTTTACATCGATCTTTGCAATAAACGGAGAGTTAAGCGGGAAAATACGCTCTACTCCAACGTTATTACTCATCTTGCGAACAGTAAAGGTTTTATTAGGACCGCTTCCTCTTTCAGAGATCACAACACCTTCGTATTGCTGAATACGCTCCTTTTCACCCTCACGCACACGATAGTGCACATTTACAGTATCACCTGCTGTGAAATGAGGAATGTCCTCATTGATCAGGGTTTGTTCAACAAGTTTTAACTTATCCATTTTTCTGATGTTTGAAACCGCATCTGCGGCTGTTATTAATGTTCTTTCTTAAACTTTTTATATAAATCTTCTCTTCGTTCTTTGGTACGCTTCAGAGACTGCTCTCTTTTCCATTGGGTGACTTTCTTAGGATCACCCGATAATAAAACCTCCGGTACTTTCAATCCTTTGAAAGTATTGGGACGTGTGTAAACCGGGGCGTCCAGCAAACCATCCTGGAAAGAATCATCCAGTGCGCTGGCAGAGTCACCCATTGCTCCGGGAATCAGACGAACAATAGCATCCGCAATAACCATGGCTGGTAACTCGCCTCCGGACAACACATAATCACCAATAGAATATTCTGAGGTTATCAGTGCGTCTCTGACTCTCTGATCAACACCCTTATAGTGTCCGCAAAGAATGATAATATTCTTTTTCAGTGAAAGGGTGTTCGCATCGGCCTGATCAAATACCTTACCGTCAGGGGCAGTGAAAATGATCTCATCATATTCACGCTCATCTGTAAGCATTTCGATGCAGCTGAATATTGGCTGGGCAGTCAGCACCATTCCGGCGCCACCTCCATAAGGGTAATCATCGATTTTATTGTGTTTATCTTCAGTATGATCTCTCAGGTCATGAATGTGGATCTCAACCAGATCTTTATCGATAGCATTTTTAACAATGCTGTGATCAAGTGGACCCTGTAATAAAGCGGGTACAGCTGATATTATATCGATTCTCATCATAATCCTTCGAGTTCATCAAGATTAATACAATAGATGAAACCTTCATCAACATCTTCTATAAAATGATCAACATAAGGTATCATCAGACTTCCTTCCGGAGAACTGACCTGCAATATCGGGTGAGCGGGACTCAGGATGACATCAGTCACCAATCCAACAGAGTTATCATTTTGATCGATCACTTCGCAATCGATCAGTTCATCAAACTCTGAATCCGTTTCACTTAACAGTACCGGTACATGCTTGCTTTCAACAAAGATCGCATGATCTTTTATCCGGTCTGCCGCGCTGCGATCAGAGATATTTTCAAATTGTACAAAGAACAAATCAGGAGAACTGACATCCGGCCGGCATTCCTGCAATCGTACCGGATAGAGGTCTCCCCTATCATTACGAAGGTAAAACAGGTCGATTGAAGAAAGGATCTCGGCATTCACACTTTCAAACTGAGCCTTAACCATTCCGGTCAGGCCGTGTGAACGTACAATTCGCCCTACTTCAGTGAAGTCCTGTCCCCGATCCATGATCAGAATCGGATAATCAATTAACCTTCTTGCTTACTTTCCCAGGCTCGCTGAACCGTAACACGGTCTTCGTCCTCAGGAACAAATCCTTTAAGGTCAGCCAGATCAGTATTATTAATATGATCGATAGCTTCCTTTGCAGTCATATCGGTAGAAACCTGTCCGGGTGCTTCTGCTTTTTCTTCTTCGGCAGGAGCTTCTTCTTCTGTAGTTTCTTCCTCTTCGGCAGCAGCCTCAGTTTCTTCCTCTGAAGGGGCTTCTTCTTCAGCTTCCTCTGCAGTTTCAGTTTCTGCTTCTTCAGCTGATTCTTCTACTGCTTCCGGCTCATCTGCTACTTCTTCTTCAGCAACAGCTTCCATTTCTTCTGCTTCTGCAGTCTCTTCAGCAGGAGCTTCTTCTTCAGCTGATTCTTCTACTGCTTCTGCGGCAGCTTCCTCTTCAGCCTCTTCAGCAGCGGCTTCTGCTTCTACTTCAGCTGCGGCTTTGGCAGCCTTTTCCTGAAGCTGTTTCTTATATTCTTTTTCTTCAGCGGCTAAGATCTCTTTTTGCTGTTCTTTTCTGGATACCTCAGAATCATCTTTGGATTCTCTGTAAGATCTCCATTCAGACAGTGCTTCTTCGATCTCTTCTTCGCTCTTACCCCACATCATGAGGTGGCGCTTATATAGAAGGCCTTCGCGTCTTAATATTTTGCGTACAGTATCAGATGGCTGTGCACCGCTGTCTAACCAGTAAAAAATGCGTTCTTCATTCAGAACTACTTCTTTTTTCTCGGTTACATTGTCGTAACGCCCGATCTGTTCGATGATTCGGCCGTCTCTTGGTGAGCGGCTGTCTGCAACAACGATATGATATACGGGGCGCTTTTTACGTCCTTTGCGTTGAAGTCTAATTCTTAACAATGATGTTCTCCGTTGGATTTAGTTGTCAAATTCTATCGGCCTATCGGCAGATTTTTTAAACCTTGAAGAGCACGTCCCATTTTTCCCATTTTGGACATGGTCTTCATCATTTTTTTCATTTGTTCAAACTGTTTCATGAGTTCATTGATCTCACGAACAGTTGTTCCGGAACCTTTGGCTATACGTCGTCTTCGACTTCCGTTTAGCACTTCCGGGTTCCTTCGTTCCTCCGGCGTCATTGACAAGATAATTGCTTCGATCGGCTTGAACGCGTCGTCGTCGATGTCTGCATTTTCAATTGCTTTGCTGGCGCCGGGTATCATAGATACAAGATCGGTGAAATCACCCATTTTCTTGATCTTCTGGATCTGATCCAGGAAGTCTTCGAGGTCGAATTTATCTGACCTGATCTTCTGTTGAAGCTTTTCAGCTTCCTGTGCATCAAATTCTTTCTGAGCTTTTTCAACAAGCGATACCACATCACCCATTCCGAGTATACGCT
It encodes:
- the dtd gene encoding D-aminoacyl-tRNA deacylase, with translation MKVVLQRVKSASVKVGKEITGAIDQGVLLLVGIHNDDTDEQIEWICNKIIKLRIFEDDEGKMNRSVADINGGILVVSQFTLYADVKKGTRPGFSEAADPGYAEELYDRMIDYFEKHSDLNIQTGKFGAMMNVKLENDGPVTIILEK
- a CDS encoding MIP/aquaporin family protein, with product MTEFWGEVLGTFLLLLLGNGVVANVILDKTKGNTEGFFAINWGWGIAVFVGVYTVAPISGAHINPAVTLGLAMSGLFNWGLVPLYIAGQFLGAMLGSGLVYVAYKDQFSATEDSATKRAVFCTAPEVRNYLNNMVSEIIATFVLVLGVLYLAVPDVGLGAISALPVALLVFGIGVSLGGPTGYAINPARDLGPRIMHALIPMNNKGDSDWAYSWVPVAGPVIGSALAALAYYALPF
- a CDS encoding cyanophycinase is translated as MKNILTTLSLVLFMSTFSFSDAEAQMKEEVLTRGPESGTLIIIGGAARDPIFREKFINLAGGENARIIIVPTAQGADRVEERDPEYARLKAPFEEIGVRSVHVLNTEDPEVANQESFIEPIKEATGVWFTGGRQWRIADGFLDTKAHNEFNKLLERGGVIAGSSAGATIQGSYLARGDSRTNTIMMGDHEEGLSFVENVAIDQHLFARNRQFDMFEILDNRPELLGIGLDEDTGIVVQGNTFEVIGNSLVAIYDGTRWSAERDTVYVLPEGSREFYVLRAGQKYDMLNREVIRN
- a CDS encoding YfiT family bacillithiol transferase; translated protein: MDQRFPIGQFSFKGDEDNSVFDNWVEDIAWLPERIRNSIEGCSDHDLDESYRDGGWNAKELILHLVDSHLNAIIRIKLALTEDKPEIRPYDQDAWVETESKLDIPLELSLNMLENVHEKMARIFSNLTDEELKREYIHPESGAFSLRKAAALYAWHSNHHLAHINFITEKAKS
- the glpK gene encoding glycerol kinase GlpK, which produces MDKRYVLAIDQGTTSSRAIIFDKKGKIRSVAQKEFRQIFPDDGWVEHDAMEIWKTQVGVIAEAISACGAEGIDIAAIGITNQRETTVVWDRTSGKPVYNAIVWQDRRTSDYCDHLKKEGWTEKIRNKTGLIPDSYFSGTKIRWILNNVEGAREKAGRGELAFGTIDSWLIWNLTRGKVHVTDVSNASRTMLFNINTMEWDQDLLELMEIPRNMLPEVRSSSELYGKTCTKILADELPIAGIAGDQQAALFGQMCMEPGMLKNTYGTGSFIMFNTGEKPIFSKNKLLTTVGWEINGKVTYALEGSIFIAGAVVQWLRDGLGLIKSSEDIEKLALTVKDNGGVYLVPAFAGLGAPHWDQRARGAIFGLTRGTEAGHIARAALEGIALQVNDVIKAMEADSGIDIKELRVDGGATVNDTLMQFQSDILGIPLIRPAILETTALGAAYLAGLAVGFWKDVDDIRNQWVTDKRFEPAMDQDQVNKITLKWDKAISKSKGWIENGS
- a CDS encoding YiiX/YebB-like N1pC/P60 family cysteine hydrolase — its product is MKKTIYKPLVFVPSLLIIIFLILMIPVQDDIQVKRPGESVPFIWDQDNRWESLESSFTQALREEDEVLKQRIDSLNKEADKIYLQLNGTEIRPGSEELKNLLDLFFETGSYVAAFPEETTGFLDRYSRYRRLVKKASVSWDIEDRKSRDALYKYLYGMRAAAEEVLLQSESPIDPVLYVDEVASETPSTDILGIEVHSGDLLVSRGGAEVSALISRGNDFPGNFSHVALIYIEEGTNIPYLVEAHIERGVAIATLEEYLRDRKLRFMVLRPRPDLPEIMEDPMIPHKAAKLMFEEVQNRHIPYDFKMDFYDEEAMFCSEVGSYAYASEGITLWQAESTISSDGIVRLLKTFGVENFVTQMPSDLEYDPQLSVVAEWRDTESLMEDHVYNAVIDAMLVCAGQGKEVDYNAWYLPLARVLKGYSMILNLFENHGPVPEGMSATQALKNNSFVDEHATYKEEVYSKVESFKKERGYNPPYWELVKMAENTTSCSEN
- the purM gene encoding phosphoribosylformylglycinamidine cyclo-ligase; translation: MAKKPITYKDSGVDIKAGEELVESIKSVVKETHNDSVLSNIGGFGGFFKPDLKGFKNPVFVSSVDGVGTKLIVAFKAERYDSVGQDLVNHCINDIAVCGAKPLFFLDYFSTGKLEKEVGYEVVKGFATACKENGVALIGGETAEMPDIYDAGEFDLAGTIVGIVDEDKVINGSTIEEGDVLLGFRSSGLHTNGYSLARKVLFSKYDVSQYIEDLGCTLADELLKVHRSYLPLITELKEMKGVHGFSHITGGGLVGNTKRILPEGRKLDVNWESWERPAIYNLIQELGNVPEEDMQATFNLGIGLVCVVSYEEADSVKAAAEKRGEEVFEVGKVL
- a CDS encoding FAD-dependent oxidoreductase, with amino-acid sequence MQRENFIQQVEEQNEFWDVIVIGGGSTGLGVAVDAASRGYHTLLLEMHDFAKGTSSRSTKLVHGGVRYLQQGDVSLVIEALRERGLMIQNAPHLVNHQSFIVPSYEWWNGPFYGAGLKVYDALAGKLGINKSRNLSREETMEKIPTLEPEGLRGGVIYYDGQFDDARFAINLAQTVMDEGGIPLNYMKVTALIKNNSGFVEGVEARDMITGKDHTINGRVVINATGIFTDNIIHMDDPDQGDIIQCAQGVHIVLDKEFMPGDTAIMVPETEDGRVLFAVPWHNKVIVGTTDTPIDKPTLEPVALEEEIDFILDHAEKYLIRNPTRKDVKSVFAGLRPLVRPDDSKKTSQISRSHHLQVSESGLVTITGGKWTTYRKMAEDTVDQAIMIAGLEMVHCKTQELRIHGWLKYSDRSDHLYTYGSDKVGIKKLVEADPFLGEKLHKDLPYIKAEVVWAVRHEMAQTVEDVLSRRTRALLLDAKASVEMVPEVAAIMAGEFGRGKDWINSEVREYTQLAKNYILS